The sequence ccttataaataaatgatgatgatgataatgatgatggcattttaatttattgttggccAGGTATATGTGTCACTAAGGGCTCAGCCCAGGCTTAGTGCAGGTGGGAGAAGGTCTGAGTTAGACATATATTACTGGTACTGCTACTAATTACTAACATTAAGGCTATAGTGTGATGTGGAAACCAAAGGTGTTCTGTTCCAATCACACCTCCATCACTCTCCATCATATACCATATACCATTCCTTTCCTACTTACTCCCTACTTTACTCTAAATAGTCATTACACTTTTAGGCTTTTATATGCCTGCCAGCATACAACGTTTCCCCAGGTTGACCCCTGGAAAGCTCAATTATCGGTTTGTCTCTGCAAGCGACCTGTGAAAGACCTGAGTGCCAGCCAAGCCTAAACCAAGGCACCTGCCTCCACTACCTCTTTACCTAACACAGCAAACAAGAGACTGTCTTATTTTGAGTCATCCACCAGCAAGATTGACCTACTTGTCACCATTTCCAATTGGAAATTCAGGACAAAATAGACCACACCCTTGATCCATCCAAAGCACATCCAGATCCTACCATACCACACCCAGATCCTGCCCAACCATGCCCAGATCCTACCAAACCTTGCACAGATCCTGCCAAGGAAAGCCAGAGCCTACCAAACCAGGCCAAGGTCCTACCAAACCACGCCAGATACTATCAAATGGTCACATATCCTACCAAATCAGGCTCAGATTCTATAAAATCATGCCAATATCCTACCAAACCAGACCCAGATCCTACCAAACCACACCCAGATCCTACCCAGCCTTGCACAGATCCTAGCAAACCAGGCCTAGATCCTACCAAACCTTGCCAAGGTCCAACCAAACCATGCCAGATACTGCCAAATGGTCCCATATCCTACCAAACCTCTCCCAGATCCTACAAACAACAACCAGATTCTACAAAATCACATCAATATCCTACCAGACTAGGCCCAAATCTTACAAAATCATGCATAGACCGCACATCAATTTCTGGTGATTCCGCAGCTCTTCTCGGGACTGTTTTCTGGTATGCAGAcccattcattttaaaattatttagaaAATAGCTGCCCGAGACAGCCACCTCATCATAGGACCGGCTAAAATATTACTCACTGTATCATCATCAAATCCAGCCAGTCTGATCACCTTCTCAGCCACCGCAGCTTTCCTGGGATTGGCATCAACAGTGTAGAGACGTGCGCCCAGCGGCAGTGCCTGTGCGATGATTATAGTGGCATACCCACAGTATGTGCCCAGTTCCAGCACGTTAAGTGGAGCATTCTCATAGATCAGCCGGTCCAGGACCTTCCCTGTAAGTAGAGAGGGTGTAAACAGGGTCACGAGATCAGCATCTCCGATGAGTAGATCCTATCAATGCTACGATGGCTTGGAGAGTACTTGCTTTGGAAATGTATGTGCAGGTAACACTTAACCTATAGCTAAAAACGATACAATAATTGTGTTGAAATTCTGAATTCATATTTAGTTTAATGTGTGCACCGACCAGAAAATTTTGGTTTGAGATGTCCAACTTAACCTGTATTGTAAAATATGGAGCTAATGTTCCACGTTCGTAAAACAAAGTATAAATTAAAGTAGTTATATAGCAAAATAATGTCCTAGTGTTCTTTTATATATCGCCACAGAGGATTTCTTAATTCTGGAGACCTTGAACTTCAATGATAGTTTAGGAAGGGGGCAAACAACACACCAAGGGGCTGGAGACAGAGGGGCGGGCAAGAGACAGCGGATACAGAACAGGGAATGGACAGGAAAGAGGGGCAAATAAAAGTCCAGCTGGTGCAGATATGAGATAAATGGAGACATGAAGCAGACTATGGTGAGGGAGGAAGAGTCGGTATTCACCTTTCTGGGGCCCAATGTTGCGCAGGTATTCACAGTGATAGCAGTATTGGTCGAAGGTGTTGAGCACGTGCTGAGGGTCCCCTGGGATGGAGTGGGTGATGACGTACTGGAAGGCTCTCTCCTCCCTCGGGATGCCAGTCAGGTAGTCCTGGACTCGCCGCACGATCACAGCCCGGTAGAAGAGGAGGAAGTAATGGCGATAACGGATGATCACTGTGATTATAAATGGAATAAAGGCCAAGGCTATGGCTGGGGAGACCATTATTCAACCTTCAGAGAGAAAGAGAACCAGTCACAACCTCAACGCTTCAACCACTGCTAATGTGAAACATGTGAAACGCGTCTGGTCCTTCACATGATGAACATTTATAATAAAGTCCAAATACAGTTTCATTAAAACCTCACCACAGTTCTGAGGGGCATCAAAGATCTCATAGTTAAACCTTGCAGGGCAAACACGTGTTTACAAGACATAAAATATGAaacaggacctgattaagggtacaggccgccctaggctaatgcaCTTATAGCGCCCCCATCGCCTTCCACAACTGGCTAATATGCGGTAGGCAAAAGCAAACTCGTCCTTAATTTATAATCAGGCTCCTCCACACCCTCCCGGCACCACCACACAATGGCTGAAAAGTTGGTCAAGTTTTCAAAACCTTATCAGTGAACAACTGATCGTTCATCTCTCATCTcgttcctctctctcctttgcgcGTTTTCAAAATTCAGCTCCACTCGACTTTTTAAACAGTTTAcaaaatctttgtcactcatttagttttcattaaaattataactgtatagcagaacggagctGTGAACGAGCGCTGCTGAGGGTGGAGAtgagaagggggaggggctgtcaCCTTCGTTGTCTCTCCTACGCACTTATCCTCAAGTTCCTGCtgaaggatgactcattgtcatcagcctttaccatgggaatacgtcaagattaaaaccttattacattatgctttcatgttttctttttactttggacaacaactattctcatatattttaaaatgattttcagtTTATGCCTCTCCTTGtctcaattttgcacccccaaaaatcttgtcgtcgtcccccccccaaaaaaaaaagccttacGCCTTTGGCTACTAGATAATCAGATCCTGATTTGAAAATTGTTTCATATATTGTGGCATCTTTATAACATCAGTGTGGCTGTAATAACCAACAATGTTCTTTTTTAGTTCATACTGGATATGATTCATTAAGTAACATAAATGCCATAAATTGACCATAAATGGACTGTACGCCAGAGAACACAAGTGTATGcgattcatcttcaagcgcaaaggacacttatgacagtCTACGGATTCATAgacggaacggggaggggaacgGGCGtgtgcccgtagtcagtgtacagtacagtTGTACCAAGCTCCAGCACACAGCAGCGACCGATCCAACCTTACGGCATCTCTCAGGTAAGTGTTTTTCCATCATATCActggctccagctacaggtcaggtgtaagtgctgattactagtgatgacggctgtgtatacagctagaacatgtgtttgtaatcaggagcaactgtaacaatgtattttatgtgcagtagacattaatatcatcctgattaatgtatttcatgggggaaggggggactgAAAGAACCCTTTATTTGAATACAGACGAACATAAGCCCAAAgtaagtgcaatttttttttttaaaaaaaaccacacattacattaattttgTGTGACTTGATGAAAAATGCCCACGATGTGGGGTATATAGTAGGAGTTTGTGGGGAGCTTGTTTGTGGCGCCTGCAGCGGAACCCAACTTACTAACATCTTTGCGGTCTCTGTGTCCTCCCTGTTTCCTGATCACCAGTTTTACGACTCCAGTCTCTCTTATACATTCCCTACCAACCAGTCGCTATGAAGCCGGTCCGTATGGTGCAGCTGACAAGTAACAGAGGGATCTGTCATTCACTGTCGCCCCTCACCTGCCAGACTGAAATAACAAGTGATCGAAGCCTTTAGTAGCTAATTAAGTCCATTATTGCAACTTCCAAGGTACTAAGGTCCATTCACTGAGACATGAAGGGCCATTGGCAATAAATGATTGCGCTGATTTTCTGTATAACTATTTAGAGAATCCTCCTTGTTTTCTTTGCATTTACAAAGACTTTATTGCAATGGAAAAATAATAATCTCTAAATTCCATCAAATACATGTAATGTATAAGACTtctaacatattttattaaaatgcaatatttgtatttcaacacaTCTGTCTCGTTAAAAGGAATACAGCATAAACAtgttaatgttatttttacattgagATGAAGAATAACTATTTTAAAAGTCTATGTggtgttgaatacttttgtgtcaaaaaaaacaaaagtattataggagtgatacctttattgacaAGTCAAAagaaatttgtatatttttatgttttagaattgaaaatataaaaacatttttgtgaTATTTAAAGTTGGAACTTactctatgtaaaaaaaataaaaaataattaattaaataaaactcaAACAAGGACACAAGTCAAGTTGGTCAGAAAATGAAATGGGTGTGAGGATAAGAAATCGGGGTCCTGATGCACAAATGCACCCAATGAGCCATTGGCAAGACATGTCTGACTGTATAAGAGGTTGCCCACCAGTGTCAGGGTGAGCCCCCCCCCACGGCTGTGCCTGCAGAGACAACAGTTCTGTAAATAACATTGTGGCCCTAACACTTTGAGCTCTGTGTCTATGGTGGATTATAATAGGGGTATTTGGGGCAGTAGGGTACAGGGCTGTAATTGTGCTCTCCATATGCAAACCTACTGCTGCAATAACAGTACGACAGTGACAAAGAGAAGTACTCTCAGGGTGAGGGTCTTGCTGTTTATTCCAAAGCACCTAGATTATATGGCTCTATCTGGAAACATACTTGAGGATTTCTGTGTATATAATACACTTAGAGGACTTGCTGGGTTCTagtgaaaatgttattttaaaaatttcCCACCGGGGTTTTGATAGAGATAAGATATTAGAGAGATATGTGGGCTGGGGGCATATTACCTGAGAGTCCCCTGACCCTTATTGTCATCCGTCACTGCTCCAACACCACTCGGTACAGGTGACAAATGGTCTCACTGATCTACATACCCCGGTGACCGGTCAGAATGTCCTCTGTCTGTACCATGTAGCTGCACAGCGCTGATGGGAACCAgcaatgtacattatatatatatatatatatatatatatatggatagatagaggGGTCTTACCGTGGTGCTGCCGGCTCCTGTCCCCTCTCACCGTTGGTTTCACACATCCACCGCTCACATATAACTGGCTCCATTATTAATGAGGGCACCGCTGGGAGGTGTCACCTGAGAAGCAGAGGTCAGGTTACCTGGATCACAGGTGTTACTGGGAGAGGGAAGGAGACGTTCAGGTCAGAGTCTGGGCCCCACGTTCTGTCTTTTCTTACTGTGCGGTGACCGAgttcagggggggagggggggttattaTTTGGTCATATATAagtttctctcttcccccctttccATGTTCTGCTAGTTACAATGTATGTCCTGTATTACAAGGTGTATTATCCAGGGGAGGTCTGCAAACCATTTATAACTATGTGAACTTACACTGATCAGTGCTGGACTTACCCAGAGCCCCCAGTCCCCACCGCATCCACAATATAGCAAAGacataatagtaaaataaagaaaatagctGACACATAGGGAGCAGCATGCCACCCCTGTAATAGAGGGAACATAGGGAGCTGACTGACACCCCTGTAATAGAGGAAACGTAGGGATCGGCCTGCCACCCCTGTAATAGAGGGAACGTAGGGATCGGCTTGTCACCCCTGTAATAGAGGGAACGTAGGGATCGGCTTGTCACCCCTGTAATAGAGGGAACGTAGGGATCGGCTTGTCACCCCTGTAATAGAGGGAACGTAGGGATCGGCCTGCCACCCCTGTAATAGAGGGAACGTAGGGATCGGCTTGCCACCCTTGTACTTCTGCTATCCGAGGCCTTTCCATAATCTGCGCCAGATAACAACATCATTTTTGTGAGTCTGTAATACATCTGGATGGAAACCATGTGTGTGATATGTACGTGTTAtattgtcagttattgttgtctTACAATATCTGCTGatgttataaaaaatgtttttagtacATTGGAAAACATTATTAGaaatgttttattgcatttgtCTTCCGAGATCAGACGGTTTTTATGGAATTAACAAAGTTCAAACTGAACTAACAAATCTCTCTGTATTAATGTGGGGTCTCCCAGGAGCAGATCATTCCCAAATTCTGATGATTGTGCAAAGTCTTCTGTTAAACTGTCCCACACAGATTCCGTAACATGACCTACACTGGGTCTGTATATGAGGAGTGATCGTCTACCAGTGTCTGTAATATGAGGAGTGACCGACTACACGTGTCTGTAATATGAGGAGTGACCGACTACACGTGTCTGTAATATGAGGAGTGACCGACTACACGTGTCTGTAATATGAGGAGTGACCGACTACACGTGTCTGTAATATGAGGAGTGACCGACTACACGTGTCTGTAATATGAGGAGTGACCGACTACACGTGTCTGTAATATCAGGAGTGACCGAGTACATGGGTCTGTAATATGAGGAGTGACCGTCTACCAGTGTCTGTAATATGAGGAGTGACCGTCTACCAGTGTCTGTAATATGAGGAGTGACCATCTAACCGCGTTTGTTATATGAGGAGAGACCGACTACACGTGTCTGTAATATGAGGAGAGACCGACTACACGTGTCTGTAATATGAGGAGTGGCCACCTCTGTAGTATAAGGAGGTGGCGACAGTAGGATTGTGGCGGTATATTATCATCCTTGTACACAGGCCGCTACATACCTCTGTGTAGAATTTTTCGCTGGGGAAACCTGGTGAATCTCCTCACCAGCGGGTGCAGTCCCTGTCTTTGGTGAATAATACCTGTTTCGCTGGCGATAGACCTTTCTCTACATAATAAATATAACCCTTAGGACGTTTTCCCTTTCTCCCTATTAATCACAGTCCCTGGGCCGCTGGGACCGGGTATCACAATGCAGCTGATACGTAACTTTTTATCGCTGCTCTATAAACTCTTTCAGTGAATAGGCCCCAAAGAGCTAATCAGGGAGTAAAACGTCTTTTTTATATCACGAACTGGAAATAAGGTGATTGTCCAATGGGCAAGTAGAACAAAGGAAAGATCCATTATAGTCGTGTTAATCAATTAGCTGCCACTAAGTGCATCTGGTAAAGTGATGTCCAGCCTACAGTGATCACATGATACCCTACATGTACCCAGATCTCACTGTATGTAAATTAAGGCTCATCAGGGCCCCGTGATACTGCGTTAGGGCCCGAGACACAGAAAACCAGTCACCTTGGTTGTATATTGATGAAGCCAAAGAGCAATTGAATTTGTTAGATATTGACGACATCAGTAACATTTTGTGGCTCCTTTACTGGGCAGGGACAGGATGAGCAGAACGATCCTGAACAATACATTATaagctgtgtatattgtattatagtcttcacctatagcaataATAACACACAAATCACAAGACCGGAGTGATAAGAAGAGTTTATATACACATCCCTCTGTACATTGTGTTATCAGCGGTGCACAGTACCGGCGTCCAGCCTGGTGACGCAGGGATCCCCATGTACCCCCAGCGTGCACAGACCTTTATCCTGGCAACAGGAAATCAATTGCAATTAGCAAGAAGATTGCAGTTAGTTCAAAATATTACAAAACACTTTTCCCCGCTGCCGATTTCTAGACAAATGGTAAAGTAcagttctgtaaataaaaactctGATAGTCAGTAGTGTCTCATGGAATATACAGCACTGTTATCCCGACTGTCAGTAAATGAGAATTATTGCAAAGCTGAGTATAAAAGATTTGTTGCAAAGTTTATAGAAAATTCATCACTCATGTCAGCTGACTCCTCCCACAGGGGGAGTGGCCAGACACTCAGCTCAGCGAGAAAGGACAGTAGAAGGCAGTAAGCCTCATGTCAGCTGACTCCTCCCACTGGGGGAGGGGCCAGACACTCAGCTCAGCAAGATAGGACAGTAGAAGGCAGTAAGCCTCATGTTAGCTGACTCCTCCCACAGGGGGAGGGGCCAGACACTCAGCTCAGCGAGACAGGACAGTAGAAGGCAGTAAGCCTCATGTCAGCTGACTCCTCCCACTGGGGGAGGGCCAGACACTCAGCTCAGCGAGACAGGACAGTAGAAGGCAGTAAGCCTCATGTCAGCTGACTCCTCCCACAGGGGGAGGGGCCAGACACTCAGCTCAGCGAGACAGGACAGTAGGGGAAAGCTTGGAAAAAAGTTTTATATCTTTACTTTCTTGAACTAAATTCTAATTGTGAAAATAATTTAAGCTCTACAACTCATcgtatattttattttccatattctGAGAGGTGTCCTTTCTATCTCGTCAGTTTTGCATCTAATCATGATATCTagtttgttttggggttttgttttgtttttaacggTG is a genomic window of Mixophyes fleayi isolate aMixFle1 chromosome 2, aMixFle1.hap1, whole genome shotgun sequence containing:
- the LOC142140011 gene encoding transmembrane O-methyltransferase homolog — translated: MVSPAIALAFIPFIITVIIRYRHYFLLFYRAVIVRRVQDYLTGIPREERAFQYVITHSIPGDPQHVLNTFDQYCYHCEYLRNIGPQKGKVLDRLIYENAPLNVLELGTYCGYATIIIAQALPLGARLYTVDANPRKAAVAEKVIRLAGFDDDTVELLIGPSDEIIPQLKDKHGVQKLDFIFMDHGKRCYLRDLQLLEEVGLLQEGTIILADNVLFPGAPHFMQYVKTSGKYHCKMHRGSLEYFRYIRDGMAELTYTKLK